One region of Arthrobacter sp. StoSoilB22 genomic DNA includes:
- a CDS encoding monovalent cation/H+ antiporter complex subunit F, giving the protein MKEVVLVVTAVILSLAAAGAIVRIAVGPSLLDRVLASDVLLAILGAALAIDMALNKHLNNLMLLVALAVIGFIGSVTVARFVAERREQSNES; this is encoded by the coding sequence GTGAAGGAAGTAGTTCTGGTGGTTACCGCCGTCATCCTCAGCCTGGCGGCCGCAGGTGCGATTGTCCGCATCGCCGTCGGTCCGTCCCTTCTGGACCGTGTTCTGGCATCAGATGTTTTGCTGGCCATCCTGGGCGCTGCCTTGGCGATTGACATGGCGCTGAACAAGCACCTGAACAACCTGATGCTGCTGGTGGCTCTGGCAGTGATCGGTTTTATTGGCTCGGTGACCGTTGCAAGGTTCGTGGCCGAGCGAAGGGAACAGAGCAATGAATCCTGA
- a CDS encoding energy-coupling factor transporter transmembrane component T, giving the protein MRDALNLRGNHALLTKANPLAKFVSVFLISLVLALSIDWVSASTALVAELALFPLAGLTLRLLWQRAWPLIIAAAIGGWSTAIVAADSGAVLLDVGLWSISEGSLELGLGFMLRGLAIALPAILLMTCTDPTDLADALAQKAKLPHRFVLGSLAAMRLVGLMAEEWQTIGMARRARGVGSQGSPFQRLKATLGQSFGLLVQAVRRASRLAVTMEARGFGGGRRTWARESTYSLLDAWVVLGGLVIAAGAVLTAVGAGTWSFVWR; this is encoded by the coding sequence ATGAGGGACGCCTTGAACCTGCGCGGGAACCATGCCCTCCTGACCAAAGCCAACCCGTTGGCCAAGTTCGTATCCGTTTTCCTGATTTCCTTGGTGCTGGCCCTGTCCATCGACTGGGTCTCGGCCTCCACAGCACTGGTTGCGGAACTGGCGCTCTTTCCACTGGCCGGACTCACTCTCAGGCTTCTGTGGCAGCGGGCCTGGCCCCTGATCATCGCGGCAGCGATCGGCGGCTGGAGCACCGCGATTGTGGCGGCGGACAGCGGAGCTGTGCTGCTCGACGTCGGACTCTGGTCCATCAGTGAAGGTTCCCTGGAGCTGGGGCTGGGTTTCATGCTGCGCGGTTTGGCGATTGCGTTGCCGGCCATTCTCCTGATGACCTGCACCGATCCCACCGACTTGGCTGATGCCTTGGCGCAGAAAGCAAAGCTGCCACACCGCTTTGTCCTGGGGTCCCTCGCGGCGATGAGGCTGGTGGGGCTCATGGCCGAGGAATGGCAGACCATTGGCATGGCCCGCCGCGCCCGTGGGGTGGGTTCACAAGGCAGCCCGTTCCAACGCCTGAAAGCAACCCTCGGCCAGAGCTTCGGGCTCCTGGTCCAAGCTGTTCGCAGGGCTTCCCGGCTGGCTGTGACCATGGAAGCGCGCGGTTTCGGCGGGGGCCGGCGGACGTGGGCGCGCGAATCTACGTACTCGCTGTTGGATGCGTGGGTGGTCCTTGGCGGACTGGTGATCGCCGCCGGTGCGGTGCTGACGGCCGTTGGAGCGGGAACTTGGAGTTTCGTCTGGCGTTAG
- a CDS encoding GNAT family N-acetyltransferase: MTTTTQDFSVRTTVYAEDLEGWGALRLVPLVPAEDIHFIFEWVTQPRAKFWGMTENSRDEVQGIYEFLDSLETHHAFLALLDGEPLALFQTYEPLHDPVGEAYPAREADIGMHLLLAPATRPIPHFTPKLGTSLIKYMFSLPGKDRIVVEPDSRNAKALRRLEATCFELGPIIQLAEKEAQLGFLTRAGFDEIQEQQAL; the protein is encoded by the coding sequence ATGACCACCACCACCCAGGACTTCTCTGTCCGCACCACCGTTTACGCTGAAGACCTCGAGGGGTGGGGCGCATTGCGGCTTGTCCCGCTGGTTCCTGCCGAGGACATCCACTTCATCTTCGAATGGGTCACCCAACCCCGCGCCAAGTTCTGGGGCATGACGGAAAACTCCAGGGACGAAGTCCAAGGGATCTACGAGTTCCTGGACTCCTTGGAGACCCACCACGCCTTCCTGGCCCTCCTTGACGGGGAGCCACTGGCCCTCTTCCAGACCTACGAGCCCCTGCACGATCCCGTGGGTGAGGCATACCCCGCCCGCGAGGCGGACATCGGCATGCACCTGCTTCTGGCCCCCGCCACACGGCCTATCCCGCATTTCACCCCGAAGCTGGGCACGTCCTTGATCAAGTACATGTTCTCCCTGCCGGGCAAGGACCGGATTGTGGTGGAACCGGACTCCCGCAACGCCAAGGCCCTCCGCCGCCTGGAAGCGACGTGCTTTGAGTTGGGTCCCATCATTCAGCTCGCTGAGAAGGAAGCCCAGTTGGGGTTCCTGACCCGCGCAGGCTTCGATGAAATCCAGGAGCAGCAGGCTCTCTGA
- a CDS encoding ABC transporter ATP-binding protein has product MSATLSGAVQPAAISAEGWGWRHAGRAQAAIEGLDLRIEPGERVLLLGPSGAGKSTLLHALAGVLGDEEDDSDETGSLLIDGVAPREQRGRAGLMQQDPETQVVLSRVGDDVAFGAENLAVPRDEIWERVHEALDDVGLRTAAGGGLALDHPTAALSGGQKQRLALAGILAMRPGLILLDEPTANLDPAGVLEVRDAVGRCLDKTGATLVVVEHRVSVWKDLVDRIVVLQPGSTKAAGSDGLGAGRATGGVLLDGPPDQVLSEARTMLMSAGVWVPGYVPATRERRNDPHAEPHTAQLLLAAQDLAVSREKPRRKRFKTIPPVPVQTGISAQVRAGQALTITGPNGAGKSTFALTFAGLLAPVDGKVSAAVDLSQGAGIDPYKWKAEQLISRIGTVFQEPEHQFVTGNVLDELMFGPKHLGHGEERVDELLERLRLTHLVDANPYTLSGGEKRRLSVATVLAAHPKVLVLDEPTFGQDANTWAELASFLSELLDAGTAVVSVTHDQEFSAVLGGTELRLGPVQQGEATRQEAGAA; this is encoded by the coding sequence ATGTCCGCCACACTTAGCGGCGCGGTGCAGCCTGCTGCCATCTCCGCCGAGGGCTGGGGGTGGCGGCATGCAGGCCGGGCCCAAGCTGCCATTGAGGGCCTGGACCTTCGGATTGAACCGGGGGAGCGCGTGCTGCTGCTGGGTCCTTCGGGTGCGGGCAAGTCCACGCTCCTGCATGCCCTTGCCGGGGTTCTGGGGGACGAGGAAGACGACTCGGATGAGACCGGCTCCCTGCTGATTGACGGCGTCGCGCCCCGCGAGCAGCGTGGCCGGGCCGGGCTGATGCAGCAGGACCCTGAGACACAGGTGGTCCTCTCGCGCGTGGGTGACGACGTCGCCTTCGGCGCGGAGAACCTCGCCGTCCCAAGGGACGAGATCTGGGAACGCGTCCATGAAGCGCTCGACGACGTGGGGTTGCGTACCGCGGCAGGCGGCGGTTTGGCGTTGGATCACCCGACGGCGGCACTCTCCGGTGGACAGAAGCAGCGCCTGGCGCTGGCCGGCATTTTGGCGATGCGACCCGGCCTGATCCTGCTGGACGAACCAACAGCAAACTTGGACCCGGCGGGCGTTCTGGAGGTCCGGGATGCGGTAGGGCGGTGCCTGGACAAGACCGGCGCCACCCTTGTTGTGGTGGAACACCGAGTGTCCGTGTGGAAGGACCTGGTGGACCGGATTGTGGTCCTGCAGCCAGGGTCAACAAAGGCGGCGGGCTCGGACGGCTTGGGAGCGGGCCGGGCTACAGGGGGCGTCCTCTTGGACGGGCCGCCGGACCAGGTACTTTCTGAAGCCCGCACCATGCTGATGTCAGCCGGCGTCTGGGTGCCGGGATATGTTCCGGCGACCCGGGAACGGCGGAATGATCCCCACGCCGAACCCCACACCGCGCAGCTCCTCCTCGCGGCGCAGGACCTCGCAGTTTCCCGGGAAAAGCCACGACGCAAGAGGTTCAAGACCATCCCACCCGTGCCGGTTCAAACGGGCATCAGTGCACAGGTCAGGGCAGGCCAAGCGCTGACCATCACGGGTCCGAACGGTGCCGGCAAATCCACTTTCGCGCTCACGTTCGCCGGCCTTCTTGCGCCGGTGGACGGCAAGGTCAGTGCCGCCGTCGACCTTTCCCAGGGTGCCGGTATTGACCCGTACAAGTGGAAAGCCGAGCAGTTGATCTCCCGCATTGGCACGGTTTTCCAGGAACCTGAGCACCAGTTCGTCACAGGCAACGTCCTGGATGAGCTCATGTTTGGTCCAAAGCATCTTGGCCACGGCGAGGAACGCGTGGATGAACTGCTGGAGCGGTTGCGGTTGACGCACTTGGTGGATGCCAACCCGTACACGTTGTCCGGCGGGGAGAAGCGGCGGCTCTCGGTGGCCACGGTGCTCGCGGCCCATCCGAAAGTGCTTGTCCTGGACGAGCCCACGTTCGGTCAGGACGCCAACACCTGGGCAGAACTGGCGTCGTTCCTTTCCGAGCTGCTGGACGCTGGAACCGCGGTGGTCTCCGTGACCCACGATCAGGAATTCAGTGCCGTACTCGGCGGAACGGAATTGCGGCTCGGCCCGGTCCAACAGGGTGAAGCCACACGTCAGGAAGCGGGTGCAGCATGA
- a CDS encoding Na(+)/H(+) antiporter subunit C: MSINLTLLIVMGVLYACGIYLILERSLTRVLLGLMLLANATNILILSTGGYAGLAPLFSKETAPEAYSDPLPQALILTSIVISFAVTAFMLGIIYRTWVLARQDEIQDDLEDVRVAKTPSFDAEDDAIVPLETSEFAVTPASPADRDKPDATETPNTATTREGGSA; encoded by the coding sequence ATGAGCATCAACCTGACCCTGCTGATCGTCATGGGCGTGCTGTACGCCTGCGGTATCTACCTAATCCTGGAACGCAGTCTGACCCGAGTGCTGTTGGGTTTGATGCTGCTGGCCAACGCAACCAACATTCTCATCCTGAGCACCGGAGGGTATGCAGGCCTTGCGCCGCTGTTCAGCAAGGAAACGGCCCCGGAGGCATACAGTGATCCTCTGCCGCAGGCACTGATCCTGACGTCGATTGTCATTTCCTTCGCGGTGACGGCCTTCATGTTGGGCATTATTTACCGCACGTGGGTCCTGGCTCGTCAGGATGAGATCCAGGATGACCTTGAAGACGTTCGCGTGGCGAAGACGCCGAGCTTCGATGCCGAGGACGATGCCATCGTGCCGCTGGAAACCTCGGAATTCGCGGTCACTCCTGCCAGCCCGGCGGATCGTGACAAACCGGACGCCACAGAGACCCCCAACACGGCAACAACCCGGGAAGGAGGCAGCGCGTGA
- a CDS encoding penicillin acylase family protein: MTPAPTHHPAPAGGSGTYRDQWGIPHLWADSPDELAFLQGMNAATDRSWQIELERWRSEGRTAEVLGSDAVLWDRFARQARLDDTARRCFENLDAVTQRWCGQYVAGVNGALAEGQRGGAEFDESGSEPEPWNPWTPLGVFLVHHILFSTFPNKLFRAHVARTLGDHAVSLFSIEAPVWSGSNAWAAHGSTTASGLPLIAGDPHRLMELPGVYQQVRLACPEFDAIGFAFPGVPGLPHFAHTGNTAWAITNAMADYQDLFVEELRRISDRSGDRIEARGAEGWEPVVVSSETITVRDGEGVAVEIIETARGPVISETPDGGALSLRFPARVEGRLGFEALLPLLRSRSVSDVEAAFDAWVEPVNSVVAADVSGSVRHFVAGLVPQRNPANRRLPVPALSARHEWEGQYVVLPRTEVQRFMVSANDREAGGGDMVAMEFAPAHRALRIRQLLESTAGPLSVDAMQAIHTDTLLGPWPLFRSTLSGLDTQDLSREAKDLRALLLTWDGLMDAGSHQAAVFAAWRGAIVQRLARHSALAPLGEPTGYSALFGPWLSVASRIGFALETLLARGSELGINVRVEAAAALEDVALEESMLNGAAWGDRHKLLAVHVLPGPLASSAPTSELSGDTGCVLCTESLPGVEDRSFRGPVARYVWDLADRRNSRWIVPFGASGSPGHRHFADQLPLWTAGQLALVVTDWPSLAKDHP; encoded by the coding sequence ATGACGCCTGCCCCAACGCACCATCCCGCCCCGGCAGGCGGCTCCGGAACATACCGGGATCAGTGGGGAATCCCGCATTTATGGGCTGATTCCCCAGACGAACTTGCCTTTCTGCAAGGCATGAATGCGGCCACGGACCGCTCCTGGCAGATCGAACTGGAACGGTGGCGCTCGGAAGGCCGCACAGCCGAAGTATTGGGCTCAGACGCGGTGCTCTGGGACCGTTTTGCCCGGCAGGCGCGGCTGGATGACACCGCGCGCCGCTGCTTTGAAAACCTCGACGCCGTCACTCAACGCTGGTGCGGGCAGTACGTGGCGGGTGTCAATGGTGCACTGGCGGAAGGCCAAAGGGGCGGAGCCGAGTTTGACGAGTCCGGCAGCGAACCCGAGCCGTGGAATCCATGGACGCCGCTGGGCGTCTTCCTGGTGCACCACATCCTCTTCTCCACCTTCCCCAACAAACTGTTCCGGGCACACGTCGCGCGGACACTCGGCGACCACGCCGTCAGCCTGTTCAGCATCGAGGCACCCGTCTGGTCAGGCAGTAACGCGTGGGCGGCCCACGGCTCGACGACGGCCAGCGGCCTGCCGCTGATAGCCGGCGACCCCCACCGCCTCATGGAACTCCCCGGCGTCTACCAACAGGTACGGCTGGCCTGCCCCGAGTTCGACGCGATCGGATTCGCGTTCCCCGGAGTTCCCGGCCTCCCCCATTTCGCCCACACCGGCAACACCGCCTGGGCGATCACCAACGCCATGGCCGATTACCAGGACCTCTTCGTGGAGGAATTGCGCCGGATCAGCGACAGATCCGGTGATCGCATCGAGGCGCGCGGAGCGGAAGGCTGGGAGCCCGTCGTCGTGAGTTCCGAAACCATCACCGTCCGCGACGGTGAGGGAGTGGCCGTTGAAATTATTGAAACCGCGCGCGGCCCGGTCATCTCTGAAACGCCCGACGGCGGCGCACTGAGTTTGCGTTTCCCGGCCAGGGTCGAGGGGCGGTTGGGTTTCGAGGCCCTCCTGCCGCTGCTGCGGAGCCGGAGCGTTTCCGACGTGGAAGCCGCCTTCGATGCGTGGGTGGAGCCCGTCAACAGCGTAGTGGCCGCCGACGTTTCCGGGTCCGTACGGCATTTCGTCGCCGGGTTGGTTCCGCAACGGAATCCGGCCAACCGGCGATTGCCCGTCCCGGCCCTCTCGGCCCGCCACGAGTGGGAGGGACAGTACGTGGTCCTGCCCCGCACCGAGGTCCAGAGGTTTATGGTCAGCGCGAACGACCGCGAAGCTGGCGGCGGTGACATGGTGGCCATGGAGTTCGCGCCCGCGCATCGGGCCCTCCGCATCCGGCAGTTGCTGGAGTCGACCGCCGGTCCGTTATCCGTGGACGCCATGCAGGCCATCCACACGGACACTCTGCTGGGTCCGTGGCCGTTGTTCCGGTCAACGCTCTCCGGCCTTGACACCCAGGACCTGTCCAGGGAGGCCAAGGACCTGCGTGCGCTGTTGTTGACGTGGGATGGACTGATGGATGCCGGCAGCCACCAAGCTGCGGTCTTTGCAGCGTGGCGCGGAGCTATCGTCCAGCGACTGGCACGGCATTCCGCGTTGGCTCCCCTGGGTGAGCCCACTGGTTACTCAGCGTTGTTCGGGCCTTGGTTATCCGTGGCATCCCGCATTGGATTCGCCTTGGAGACCCTCCTGGCGCGTGGGTCCGAACTCGGCATTAACGTTCGAGTGGAAGCCGCCGCCGCACTTGAAGACGTTGCCTTGGAGGAGTCCATGCTCAACGGCGCTGCATGGGGTGACCGGCACAAACTTCTGGCCGTCCACGTCCTCCCCGGCCCCCTCGCGTCATCGGCGCCCACCTCAGAGCTCAGCGGAGACACCGGGTGCGTCCTGTGCACCGAGAGTCTCCCAGGTGTCGAAGACCGAAGCTTCCGTGGGCCCGTGGCCCGCTACGTCTGGGACCTGGCTGATCGGCGTAACAGCCGTTGGATTGTGCCTTTCGGTGCTTCCGGCTCGCCAGGTCACCGGCACTTCGCCGATCAGCTGCCGCTCTGGACCGCGGGTCAACTCGCCCTGGTGGTCACTGACTGGCCTTCGTTGGCCAAAGATCATCCCTGA
- a CDS encoding Na+/H+ antiporter subunit E: MSRKPISFRTELPLLIWLVIVWGALWRDFSPGNLLFGALIAVLVAKFFYLPPVELSGRFNILRAIPFALMFLAKVVAASFLVLYLAVAKGPKVRSAVVAVPLRSHSDLMVTATGHVISLIPGSLVVEVDRSTSTLYLHALNIYEEADIDKIRQETQDIEAGLIRIMGTREEVEALKAEQRPGLEGAAL; this comes from the coding sequence ATGAGCCGTAAACCGATCTCGTTCCGCACGGAACTGCCGCTGCTCATCTGGTTGGTGATCGTATGGGGTGCCCTGTGGCGGGACTTCAGCCCCGGGAATCTCCTGTTCGGCGCCTTGATTGCCGTGCTGGTGGCCAAGTTCTTCTACCTTCCGCCCGTCGAGCTCAGCGGCAGGTTCAACATTCTTCGCGCCATTCCCTTTGCGCTGATGTTCCTCGCCAAAGTGGTGGCAGCGAGCTTCCTGGTGCTGTACCTGGCTGTCGCAAAAGGGCCCAAGGTCCGCAGCGCCGTCGTCGCCGTTCCGTTGCGGAGCCATTCCGACCTCATGGTGACGGCCACCGGCCACGTGATCTCGTTGATCCCAGGCTCCCTGGTGGTGGAGGTGGACCGCTCCACTTCCACGCTGTACCTGCACGCACTGAACATTTATGAAGAGGCGGATATCGACAAAATTCGTCAGGAAACCCAAGACATCGAAGCAGGATTGATCCGCATTATGGGTACACGCGAAGAAGTCGAGGCGCTCAAGGCCGAACAACGGCCAGGGCTGGAAGGGGCGGCGCTGTGA
- a CDS encoding ECF transporter S component: MTTVNVKKTSYNWRVVDIVVAALIAIAGGVIFWAWSQGAALVSIPMNATYPPLTGLIAGGWMIPAVLGMLIIRKPGAALFCEAVAATGELIMGSQYGTTVLISGILQGLGAELIFAAFRYKKFNLPTALLAGAGAGLFCGLNDSFLPWGWNIAYEAIDKLAYITFTTISGAIIAGALSWIATRGLAKTGVLSSFASRKAASEPVFN, from the coding sequence ATGACCACGGTAAACGTGAAGAAGACCAGTTATAACTGGCGTGTTGTAGACATTGTTGTGGCGGCTTTGATCGCCATTGCCGGCGGCGTGATTTTCTGGGCATGGTCCCAGGGCGCCGCACTGGTCTCCATCCCCATGAATGCGACGTATCCGCCGCTCACCGGTCTGATCGCCGGCGGCTGGATGATCCCTGCGGTCCTGGGCATGCTCATTATCCGCAAGCCGGGTGCAGCGCTGTTCTGCGAGGCTGTTGCCGCCACGGGTGAGCTCATCATGGGTTCGCAGTACGGCACCACGGTGCTCATCTCCGGCATTTTGCAGGGCCTGGGCGCCGAACTCATCTTCGCGGCGTTCCGGTACAAGAAGTTCAACCTGCCCACTGCTCTCCTTGCGGGCGCCGGCGCGGGTCTCTTCTGCGGCCTAAACGACTCCTTCCTGCCCTGGGGCTGGAACATCGCTTACGAGGCCATCGACAAGCTGGCCTACATCACCTTCACCACGATCTCCGGGGCGATCATCGCGGGCGCACTCTCGTGGATTGCGACGCGCGGGCTGGCCAAGACCGGGGTGCTGAGCTCCTTTGCCTCGCGCAAGGCCGCTTCGGAGCCAGTCTTCAACTGA
- a CDS encoding Na+/H+ antiporter subunit D has translation MNLANLSPLAVLLPILGAALAFLLIRHQSAQRVVSIGILSATLLLECLLLISVWDGGTTSVTLGGWLPPWGVVLVVDQFSSLMLVVSTVVSLAVLIYATGQGMADGDQEAPVSIFHPTYLILVAGVSNAFLTGDLFNLYVGFEILLTASYVLMTLGGTGPRIRAGVTYVVVSVVSSVLFLIAIAMIYGATGTITMADLAIKLAELDQGTQNLLHVMLLVAFGIKAAVFPLSFWLPDSYPTAPAPVTAVFAGLLTKVGVYAMVRTETLLFPGDTLNVPLMVVALLTMIVGILGALAQSDIKRLLSFTLVSHIGYMVFGLAMSSVAGLGAAVFYVAHHITVQTSLFLVTGLIERRGGSSSIDRLGGLAKLSPLLALLFFIPAMNLAGIPPFSGFLGKLGLLQAGVELGTPLAITLVVGGVVTSLLTLLAIARVWNRAFWRRPEDAEYPDPVLKTPGNVGVLPRTMVGSTAGLVVFGVALTVFAGPLFKVADGSAGIMLDRSAYIHSVLGDSVVVPPLVRRDDVQTGDAK, from the coding sequence GTGAATCTCGCGAACCTGTCGCCGCTAGCTGTCCTCCTACCAATTCTGGGTGCTGCCCTGGCGTTCTTGCTGATCCGCCATCAAAGCGCGCAGCGGGTGGTGAGCATTGGCATTCTCAGTGCAACCCTTCTGCTCGAGTGCCTGCTCCTGATCTCCGTATGGGATGGGGGCACCACCTCGGTCACTTTGGGCGGATGGCTGCCCCCGTGGGGTGTGGTCCTGGTAGTGGACCAGTTCTCCTCGCTCATGCTGGTGGTCTCTACCGTGGTGAGCCTTGCGGTGCTCATCTACGCAACGGGTCAGGGTATGGCCGACGGTGACCAGGAAGCCCCGGTCTCAATCTTCCACCCCACCTATCTGATCCTGGTGGCTGGCGTGTCCAACGCCTTCCTCACCGGTGACCTCTTCAACCTCTATGTCGGTTTCGAGATCCTGCTGACAGCAAGTTACGTGCTGATGACGCTGGGCGGAACGGGGCCGCGTATCCGGGCCGGTGTTACGTATGTGGTGGTTTCCGTGGTCTCGTCCGTACTGTTCCTCATTGCGATCGCCATGATCTACGGAGCCACGGGAACCATCACCATGGCGGACCTGGCCATCAAGCTGGCCGAGCTGGACCAGGGCACCCAGAACCTCCTGCATGTGATGCTGTTGGTGGCGTTCGGCATCAAGGCTGCAGTCTTCCCACTGTCTTTCTGGCTTCCTGACTCCTATCCAACTGCTCCCGCCCCAGTCACCGCCGTGTTCGCAGGATTGCTGACAAAGGTGGGTGTCTACGCGATGGTCCGGACAGAGACGCTCTTATTCCCAGGGGACACGCTGAACGTCCCACTGATGGTGGTGGCGCTATTGACCATGATTGTCGGAATTCTGGGTGCCTTGGCCCAGAGCGACATTAAACGTCTGCTGTCCTTTACCTTGGTGAGCCACATCGGTTACATGGTGTTTGGCCTGGCCATGAGCTCAGTGGCAGGTTTGGGCGCCGCGGTCTTCTACGTAGCCCACCACATCACCGTCCAGACCAGTTTGTTCCTGGTCACCGGCCTCATTGAGCGGCGTGGTGGCAGCTCGTCCATTGACCGCTTGGGTGGCTTGGCGAAGCTCTCCCCGCTGCTGGCCTTGTTGTTCTTTATCCCCGCGATGAACCTGGCGGGCATTCCGCCGTTCTCCGGCTTCCTGGGAAAGCTGGGGTTGTTGCAAGCAGGTGTGGAGCTGGGGACGCCGTTGGCGATCACGTTGGTGGTGGGCGGCGTGGTCACCAGCCTGCTGACACTGCTGGCGATCGCCCGTGTCTGGAACAGGGCGTTCTGGCGCAGGCCCGAGGACGCTGAGTATCCGGACCCCGTGCTAAAAACGCCCGGGAACGTGGGAGTACTTCCACGGACCATGGTGGGATCCACAGCTGGACTGGTGGTGTTCGGCGTGGCACTGACCGTCTTTGCAGGCCCGTTGTTCAAGGTCGCTGACGGCTCCGCAGGAATCATGCTGGACCGTTCGGCCTATATTCACTCGGTCCTCGGAGATTCGGTTGTGGTGCCGCCGCTGGTTCGAAGGGATGACGTGCAGACGGGGGATGCCAAATGA
- the mnhG gene encoding monovalent cation/H(+) antiporter subunit G, with protein MNPDASGLDSVIDAVTAVFLVVGALMSLGAAIGLLRFPDLMSRMHAATKPQVLGLFLMLAAIGLQMRTWWVWPVLLVAWIFQLLTAPVSAHMVGRSAYRTKHGHREKLTKDELEAVVQRAAAGQEPRSDS; from the coding sequence ATGAATCCTGACGCTTCGGGCCTTGACTCCGTCATTGATGCTGTCACCGCGGTGTTCCTGGTGGTGGGCGCGCTGATGTCCCTGGGCGCAGCCATTGGCTTGTTGAGGTTCCCGGACCTCATGAGCCGCATGCACGCAGCCACCAAACCGCAGGTCCTGGGTCTGTTCCTCATGCTGGCCGCGATTGGACTTCAGATGCGGACATGGTGGGTGTGGCCGGTTCTGTTGGTGGCATGGATCTTCCAGCTCCTCACAGCACCAGTGTCAGCTCACATGGTTGGCCGTTCTGCCTACCGCACCAAACATGGACACCGGGAGAAGCTCACCAAGGATGAACTGGAGGCCGTGGTCCAAAGGGCGGCTGCCGGCCAGGAACCGCGGAGCGACAGCTAG
- a CDS encoding NUDIX hydrolase produces MTNLPTTHSAVPQPRLAASVILLRDAPAGLEAFVQHRVSTMDFAAGMVVFPGGRVDSADGSGWDYPEELLQRHASEWNQSSVGADPAEAVRNAGRILTAAIREVQEEAGLTIEAGHLRPWANWITPADMPKRFDTFFYIAKPTAGATPQHQTTEAWQSLWMPVAEILAAEAAGTLKLMPPTYYLLKELAGFGTVDQVWTAEHSVVPVLAPVGSMAAFLKERENRR; encoded by the coding sequence ATGACGAACCTTCCCACCACCCATAGCGCTGTGCCCCAACCACGTCTGGCCGCAAGCGTCATCCTGCTCCGTGATGCCCCTGCCGGGCTCGAAGCCTTCGTCCAACACAGGGTCAGCACCATGGACTTCGCGGCCGGAATGGTGGTCTTCCCGGGAGGACGTGTGGACTCCGCGGACGGGTCCGGGTGGGACTACCCGGAGGAATTGCTTCAACGCCACGCGTCAGAATGGAACCAGAGCTCCGTGGGCGCGGATCCTGCCGAAGCCGTGAGGAACGCCGGGAGAATACTCACTGCGGCCATCCGCGAAGTTCAGGAGGAGGCCGGGCTCACCATCGAAGCCGGACACCTCCGCCCGTGGGCCAACTGGATCACGCCCGCGGACATGCCCAAGCGCTTCGACACCTTCTTCTACATTGCCAAGCCAACAGCTGGTGCTACGCCCCAACACCAAACAACCGAGGCTTGGCAATCATTGTGGATGCCTGTGGCGGAGATTCTTGCAGCGGAAGCGGCCGGCACTTTGAAGTTGATGCCGCCAACCTATTACCTCCTCAAGGAACTTGCCGGGTTCGGAACAGTTGACCAGGTTTGGACGGCCGAGCACAGCGTCGTCCCGGTGCTGGCGCCGGTGGGCTCCATGGCAGCGTTCCTTAAGGAGCGGGAAAACCGTCGCTAA
- a CDS encoding DUF4235 domain-containing protein, producing the protein MNLFFKLIGAGVSLGAGFVGTKLVNKGWEKATGNKPPLGHDDAETSLRSALTFALISAFVSTLIQVLASRGTQRAIARFAKSHDIV; encoded by the coding sequence ATGAACCTCTTCTTTAAGCTGATCGGTGCCGGAGTAAGCCTCGGGGCAGGCTTCGTGGGCACCAAACTCGTCAACAAAGGGTGGGAAAAGGCAACAGGCAACAAGCCCCCCCTTGGTCATGACGACGCAGAAACCAGCCTGCGCTCGGCCTTAACCTTCGCTTTGATCTCCGCCTTTGTCAGCACGCTCATCCAAGTCCTGGCGAGCCGGGGCACCCAGCGGGCCATCGCGCGCTTCGCCAAGAGCCACGACATCGTCTAG